The genomic DNA GGGAACGAAGGAGGGGAACAAGAATTATCTTATAGCGCTGTTGTTTGCCACGCTCATCTCTGGGGTCTGCGGGAGCATCGCGAGAAGCCACCGGAGGACCGCGGGCATTTCGGCGGCAAGTATCAATGGTTCTGGAATCATGATCTGGCCACAACGGTCTGGCAGAACCTGACGCCGCAAGCACCGTTTTATCTCTTTGTCCCGCAGGATAGGGATTTACTGCCTGAGTATGAACAAGGCTGGAAAATTACGGAAGTGATGCCTCTGCACTCCGTTGGTATTTCGACCTCGCGTGATCATTTGTCTGTGCATATGACGCCTCAGGAAGCAACCGCGGTTATCCGCCGCTTCATATCTTTGCCGCCGGAAACCGCCCGGCAGGAGCTGAACCTTGGTGAAGATTCAAGAGATTGGCAAGTTGTCCTGGCCCAGAATGACTTGAAACGAGCCGGTCTTGCGGAAAGTTCTCCAATCCGGATGACTTATCGCCCCTTTGATGATCGATTTACTTATTATACTGGTAATTCAAGGGGCTTCCATAGCATGCCTCGGCCTGAAGTAATGCAGCACATGATAGGCTTATCGAACTTGGCGCTCTGTACGAATCGGCAAGTCAACAGTGAATTCAGGCATATTTTTGTGTCGCGAGCCATTACGGATGGGAACGCGGTTTCGCTCGCTACCAAAGAACGCACTTATTTTCTGCCCCTGTATAGCACGACAGTTCAAGGCTCGTTGGCAGAATTGATTTGCGATGCAGATACTGTCGAGCATCCGAATTTATCACCGCAATTCCTCAAATCATTGGCATTGATACTTGGCTTGGAACAGGTTGGTGCCTACGGCCTGCCAAATAAAGTCACCCCCGAAGACA from bacterium includes the following:
- a CDS encoding DNA methyltransferase; amino-acid sequence: GMRQSLMATFSEIYLLDLHGNSKKKEHCPDNTKDENVFDIQQGVAIGHFVKKPRIKERPPLAGGNEGGEQELSYSAVVCHAHLWGLREHREKPPEDRGHFGGKYQWFWNHDLATTVWQNLTPQAPFYLFVPQDRDLLPEYEQGWKITEVMPLHSVGISTSRDHLSVHMTPQEATAVIRRFISLPPETARQELNLGEDSRDWQVVLAQNDLKRAGLAESSPIRMTYRPFDDRFTYYTGNSRGFHSMPRPEVMQHMIGLSNLALCTNRQVNSEFRHIFVSRAITDGNAVSLATKERTYFLPLYSTTVQGSLAELICDADTVEHPNLSPQFLKSLALILGLEQVGAYGLPNKVTPEDIFHYIYAILHSPTYRTRYAQFLKIDFPRIPLTSIIDLFRELARFGGELVALHLVEAQVQTGISIQHDKTDGWTYAYGTSPPVRVAFTGPAEPVVDKVGWSDDTAWIDAVKPKKGMADASVAGTVGFHGVPEEVWNFHIGGYQVCQKWLKDRKGRTLDADDIVHYHRIVVALHETIHLMAEIDRVIDAHGGWPLK